TGGATTATTTGCAACACTAATCAAAATATCTCTAGCTCTACTTAGTTTTTTCTTATTATTTACATTTTCATTAGATTCCATTTTTGTATCACTCCTTTCTAAAATTTCCTTCTTAACTCAACAACTCTTCCAATAATGACTACTGGTTTTGTAAGTACTTCTTCGTTTGAAAAGTACATAGGTGAGTATTCTGAATTGTTAGATATTAGCATTATTCCATTACCAAGCTTTTCAAATTTCTTACATGTTGCATCGTCTCCATTTACTAGAGCAATTACCACATCTCCATTGTTAGCTGTTGATTGTTGTCTGACTATAACTGTATCTCCATCGTTTATATCTGGTTTCATACTGTCACCTTTGATTCTAAGTCCAAAGAATTCTCCTTGATTTTCCCACGATTGAGGTACTTCCTCATAGTCCAGTATATCCTCAACAGCTGATATAGGGATACCTGCTGCGACTGTTCCTAATACTGGGATTTTTAAGCCTTGAAGGGTTTGAGGTTCATTAATTTTAGCTTCTTCTATTCTTTCGTATCTATGTACATCGTATCCTAATAACCACGCTTCTGTAACACCAAATACTTTTGATAATAGGAAGATTTTTTCGTTATCTGGATTTGATTTGCCATTTACATATTGAGATAAGTGGCTTTTAGAAAATTTTATATTATATTTCTCTTGAAATGGTTTAGCTAAATTAAGAACGTCTATTTGTCTTAATCTTTTTTCTTTCATTATTTGATTTATTCTTTCAGTAGAAGTTGCCATAACTTTCACCTCCTGTTAGAACTATAATATCATGATTTGAACAAAAGTTCAAGATAAAAGTTCAAAAAATTTGAATTTTTGTGTTGACAACTAGAAAATGTTAGTATATAATAAAATTAAGTTCAAGAGCTTGAACTATAAAAACCATAGAAAGGAGATAAAATGAAATTTAATTATGATAAATTACTGGGAAGAATAGTTGAGGTCTATGGAAATCAAAGTAACTTTGCTAAAGATATGAAACTCTCTGAACGTAGTATTTCTTTTAAATTAAACAATGTAAGACGTTGGAAAGATACTGAAATTAAATTAGCTATGCAACTTTTAAAAATCCCAGAAAGCAAAGTTCATTTATATTTTTTTAATGAATAAGTTCAAATATTTGAACAAAACAAAAAGCTCCCTTATTTCTAAGAGAGCAATGTAAAGATTTATATTTTATTTTGTTTTATTTTTATTGCAATTTATTTGGGTTCATTTTAGAAAATGCTACATAGCATAAAATGGTTTGAATTATTACAAATGGTATGTAAATAGGCATTAATACTATAGCTATTGTGTATAGTATCGCTGCTGTAAGGATAAACCCTCGTTTGTTTAGGAAGTAACCTAATGCATTCATCAATAGTGCAATTCCTGTACAAACTAAGTGAGGCATTATTAGTGCAATTCCGATTGCTGTTCCTACTTGAGTTGCTGAGTCGCCAGTAGATACTTTACTACCAGTGCTTGAAATATAATAAATTAAATATACGACATATAAGGCCGACAAAATTAGTGATGTAAGTGATAATTTACTTTTCTTCATTAATAATCTCCTTTTTGTTAAATCTTTACAAACTTATTATACCACAAGTTGGTTAATACTGAAATTTTTACTAGAGAGTAGAAAGGAGGAAATCAATGGTTAAAAAAGAAGAAATTATAAATAATAAAAAAACATTAAAATCTGAAACAGTAGTTACAGATGGGAAAAATTATTCAAGCATAAAAAATACCCCCAACTCTATTGAATTGAGGGTAGAGAAAATTAGGAGGAGTGAAAATGAAATTCACAATTAATAACAACAAATTCTATTTAAACGATGTTAAATTGGATAAGTTAATTAGTTATTCCATTGTTGCTGATATCAATAGAACAAAACTCACTATTGAATTAATCGTAGATGATGTTGAGATAGATTCAATAGCGAGTAAAAAGGTCAAAGAATTATGAAAGCATTTTATTTAGAAGTAAAAGAACAACTAGAACATAAAGGAATGACAATTTACAGGTTGTCGAAAGAAACTGGAATTTTTGAACAAACATTATATTCAATGTTTAATGGCAACACATCTAGTCCTCAGTTAGATAACGCTGTTAAGATAGCTAAGGTATTAGACATAGATTTAAATAAATTAAAAGTAGGTGATTAAGATGAAAGAAGAGGACTTTTATAATGCTTATAAGGATAAATTAGAAAATCCAGATGATTGGGTTGAAAGACCTGATTTAAAAATATTTTTAAAGATGGAAGGTTCACATAAAAAATTTAATGATTGGTTAATAGAGATTGAAAGTTTGGAAGATAATTATTTATATATTCAAGGTACTCTTGCAACCAACGAAACTTATAACAAAGTTAGAATTTACAATTATATTAATGCCAAAAGGTCAGTAAACAAACGTGAAAAACGACTTAAGAAAGGAGCTTAAGAAATGAATAATTTAAAAAGAAGAAAATTAAACACATTGTATCTTGTGTTAACAACGATTGCTATTTGCACGGCAATAATGACAAGCATTGAATTTACAAGAATATTAGGAATGTTGTTGTGTGTTTTAATGATTTTATTTGTTCAATTTGACGACCGTAGCGAATATGCATTTCCAGACCCTGATGGTGAAGAAGATGGCGAGATTTAATGTTAGTGAAGTGAACAAAAGAACTAAACTTGATTATTTCAAGAAATTAATGATTACAGAAATGTTTAACAAATCAATTTCAGTTAGTGAACTAGCTAAACTTAGCGGTGTACCATCAAGCAAAATACAAGGCTTTAAATATACTCAAACAAGTATTTTAAAATTTGATGAAATTGTTAAGGTAGCAACAGCACTAAATATAGATTTAAACGTATTGAAAGGAGTATAACGAATGAAAGAATTTCATTATGATTATGTAACTAGAATTATTGACTGGGCAAAAGATAGAGAGATTAAGGAGAAAGGTAGATTAACAAAGCAACTATTAAAATCTGATGAAGAAAATTCAGAATTGCAGAACGCTATAGAAAGTTATGAAAATGGTAATAAGGACGCTTTAATTCAAATTAAAGATAGCATAGGTGATATATATGTAACTCTTGTAGTATCAACTTATTTAGTAAGTGAACGACCTTATTTAACTTTTAGAAAGATTAAAACAAGCAAACATTCATCAGTTAGCATTGGTTGGCTGTACTTCATTAGAGAGTTAAAAACTCAAGACAGATTACTGTTTGATGTATTTACAAATACTGAAGCTACTTTCATTGATATTGAAGTTAGATTATCAAGTTATATTAACTTCTTAGAAATGGTAGCACAGGCTTACGGATTAGAATTAGTTGAATGTATTAAATATGCTTACGATACTATTTCTAAGCGAAAAGGAAAAATGATAGACGGTACATTTATTAAAGAAGGAGAATAGCTATGTTAGATAAGGAAATGAAAATCGATAAAAAAGAAGTAGGTAGACGGATAAGAGATTTTAGAATAAGTAAAGCATACACTTTAGCTGAGTTTGGAAAGTTGTTTAAGGCTACTAAAAGCAATGTTTCAGATTGGGAAAACGGTAGAGTACTACCGAATAAAGAAAGACAAAAGAAACTAGCTAAATTACTTCAAATAACCGTTAATGAATTGCTTTACGGAAATACTGAGAAAGATGTTGAAGAACTCTATCAAAGACTTATTAAGCTTCCTAGAGATGAGTTTATTAATTTAATGATGAGAGCATCTATTGAATTTGAAAGCGAAGGAGAATAAAGAATGTTAGTAAATATTAATGAGGATATCTTAAAGTTATTAGAATTAAATGACTTAAAAGACACTGAAAGTAACAAGGAATTAATAGAGAATGTTGTAAATGCTTATATGGTAGGTGGTATTTTTACAGCTATTCAACAAGAGGCTAGTGAAGTGAAGGAAAAAGCAGTTAAAGATTTAATGGATTATTACGCTAAAAGAATGCTTTTACATTCTATTAAAAAATTGTTAGAAGAATAAAAAAGCTCGTTGCGATAAAACAACGAGCGATAAACAAAATAAAAATCTACTGTTATTATAACGTAGATTAAAAGGAAAATCAAGGAGAATTTAGAAAGTGAATGAAAATCAAAAAAAGGTGCTATTTGAATTAATAGAGAACTATGGATATGAAGGCTTTATAGATGATATGTTTCATTTTAGAGATGTATTCAGATATGAAAAGGAAGATAGCGAACTGGCTAAAGCTTACAAGAGTTTGACTGTTAGAGAAGAATTTGAAGTGATTAAAGTTTATATAGCATATTTGGAGGTAATGTATCGTGATATCAACTAATGAATTTTTAAAAGAATTAAAAGACAAAAAATATACAGTTGTTGAAACTGATGAAGAATACAAGATTATTAAGAAAGATGTAATATACGCTATTGTCGGTACAAAAGAACAATACAGCAGGACATTTAAGAATACACCAGTTGAATTAAAGAAACTGGTTAGGAAATATGAGGATACTAAAATTAAGGATAGAACAGGATTTTATAGAATACCTTTAAAGAACTTAAATTTAGGTGGAGAACAACTTTATATTTCATTTAATAGAGTTAGTGAACAGTTCGGAGCAAAAGGAAAGCTATTATTTGATAGTGAAGATAATTTAACTCAGATATTCACTAAAGCAGACTTAGAAAGTGATTATTTTAAAGAACAAATAGGTGAATACTTACAATGGACGGAGGAAGCTTAATAATGGGTGTAGAACAAAAGATATTGATCTTAAGAAAAAGAATTAAGGATTTGAATTTAAAGCCAACTGGGTATAACAAGCACGGACAATTTCACTACTATCAATTATCAGATTTCCTACCTCATACCATCGATATATGTTCAGAAATAGGTTTATATGAGGAATATACTGAAGATGAAGATTATAAAACTTTAGTAGTTAAGGACGTGGAGCAACCAACAGAAGCTAGAATTTTCAAAATGAAAAAAATGGAAGTCCCACCTATTTTACCTACACAACCTAATGAGAAAGTAGGGGTTGCAATGCAACGAGCAGGGAACACTGTTCAAACTGTTGGTTCAGTAGATACTTATTACATGAGGTATCTATATAGGAATTTACTAAAATTAACTGAACCTGACTTTACGGAAATAATGGCAGAACGTAACGCTTTAATTCAGGCAATTCAACAAAATTTACCACCCCAACATATTCAATCTATTTTAAGCAAAAGGAACAAATTTAGATTAGAAGATTTAACTAACGAAGAATTAAGAGATGTTTGGCAATGGATATTAAATCAACGTCAAGCACAACAACATCAACAACAAGAACAAGTAGAAGGAGAACAAACGAATGATAAATAACGTAGTATTAACTGGTAGAATAACTAGAAATTTGGAGTTAAAACAAACTAACAATAATAATTCATCTTTAAATATTACCCTTGCAGTTGAAAGAAATTTTAAAGATCAAAGCGGACAAAAACAGACTGATTTTATTAGTTGTAAAGCCTTTGGCAAACGTGCTGAAACAATAGCCCAGTATTGCCAAAAAGGTGATTTAATTGGAATTACTGGAAGTATTCAAACCGGGAGTTATCAAAAGCAAGATGGAAGTACGGTTTATACAACTGATGTAATGGTTGATGGATTATCATTTTTCCCTAAACCAAAACAGGATAATCAAGCTAATCAATTTAACCAACATTTGAATAATTTTAATCAACAAAATAATTTAGCCCAAAATAACGCTTATAACGGCTTTAATAATCAAAATGGGGATAACGCACTAAACTATATCAATCAACCTCATAACGTGCAAAATAACGGCTATATAAGACAAAATAACCAACAACAAATGGAAATGAGTGGAACTGGTGGAATTAACAACACTAACAACTTATTTAATGATTTTGGCAAAGATATTAATTTAGATAATGTATTCGAAAATGTAATTAACCCGTTTAAGCAAGAATAGTGATCTATGGAGCAAAAAGTAATTAAAGTTATTCCACTAAATTTAAGTTTACTTGAAGTGTTAGGACAAGGGAAAGTCTATGAAGCTCTTGTCCTACAGCAAGTAGATTACTGGTGTACTATCAATAAGAACAAGAATGAGTATTATATTGAAGGTTCATATTGGATGTTTTCATCAGTTAAAAAAATGTTAGAAAGGGACTTCCCGTTATGTTTCAGTTACGACACTTTAAAGCGAACGCTAATTAATTTAGAGGAAGGCAACTTTTTAATAACAAAAAAACATAAAAACGGTAAATTATATCGAGTGAATTACAATAAAATATCTTTTGATAAAAAACTTAAATTAGATAAAAATATTACTAAAAATGAAAATAAAAATCAAAAATCTAGGTTAGTGCAAAATGCACCAACTGAAAAAGTAAAGTTAGGGCAAAATGCATCAACCCAAAAATTAGAGGTTAGGGCAAATTGCATTAACGGTGAGGGCAAAATGCACCAACCAGTTAGGGCAGAATGCACCAACCAGTTAGGGCAAAATGCACCAACCATAAAAGAGATTAATAAAGAGAATAATATATATATTAATTATAATAACTTTATCAAAAATAAAGAACTTAATAATAACAAGGGTTTAACTGATAAAGATAATTTATATAATCAAACCAACAACGATTTAATTTATTCTGGTGGGTTAAAAAAAGATGTTGAGTTAGCAATAAGTCAAGTTTATCTAAAGTTAACAGGAGACTATAAAATAAACGGTGTTAGCGTTGATGTAATGAGAGTACAGGACGTGTTAAAAGATGTAACTGAAACACAAATTAATTACTGTGTACAGCAAATCTTAAAATCTAAACAAATTACTAATTTTGAAAATTATGTAATTGCTAGTTTGTATAATTCAGTGACGAGAGATAAACAAAATAAAATTAATAATCAAAATTCTACGCTAGGTAAATTTAACTGGTGGGATGAATAAATGGAGGTGATTAAGTGTTAAAATTTTTTACACCGATAGCAGTTGTGCCAAGGACTACAGCACAACAAAAGAAATTTTCAACAAAAACTAAAAGATTTTACGAAACAGGAAAGGTTAAAAATTCAAAGGCAACCTTACAACGTGCATTAAGTGGCTTCCAGCCAAAAGAAAAATATACAACAGCTATTAGATTAAAAGTAATATGGATTTTTGAACCAACACAAAAATCTAAAGACGGTGAGAGAAAAGCAACTAGCCCCGATTTAGACAACTTACAGAAATTATTGCAAGATGTAATGTGTAAAATGGGCTTTTACAAAGATGATGGATTAATTACGGATCTAGAAGTCAGTAAGAGGTGGCATAAGAACAGTGGACTGTATATTGAGATTGAAGAAGTAGAGAAGATAGACAATGAATTTAATGAATTAATGGAGGATTTAAAAAATGGAAGAGAAACTATTTAATTTGGTGAGAATTATGAAAAAAGAAACAAGCGGATATAACGGAGTTAAGAAAATTAACTTTGAATACAAGGAAAGAATTTATACATTGACTGAAGAGGGACTATATCCACTAGTAGAACACGCTGGTATTGATATTGATTTAACCAACTCACTAACAGATGTAACGGTTAAAAGTATGGAGTTTTAATCATGACAAAGCTTGATGATATTATGTGGAAATTGAATATGACTAATAAGAAATTAGCTAAATTAAGTGGGGTTAGTACTAATACTATCAATTTAATACGTACTGGGAACGGTAAAGGCAGTAGGAAGAGTATTAGAAAGATAGCTAGTGCATTAAATGTAAATGCAAATGAAATAGGAGATTAAGAGATGTTAGAGAAATTAGCTATAGTAGGATTAATAGGTATAGTTGTTGCTTATTTTGTATTTATATTTATTGAAGCAACTAATTATCAAGAACGTAAAGAAAAAGAAAAACAAGAAGCCATAGAATTAAGGATAAAAAATGCTAGGTTAGAAGAACAACTAAAAGCACTAGACGACAAACAAGCTGAACAAACGAAAAAAACAGCTGAATTGAACGGAATTGGAGGATAAGGAATGGACGAGAAAATAAAAGAATTAGCAAAAAGAATTTTTAACTTAGAGAAGGATAATATTGTACATTATGAACTATTAAAGGAATTTCATTATGAATTATTTAAAATTAAAATGAATTTAACTATTTTGAATTGGTTGGTAATATCTTACATACTTTATCAAGTTATACATTATATCTGGGGGAAATAATATGGTAGGTAAAAAAATGTTAAAAAAAACGTGGGATAACATAGAAATTATACTAATCACACTTTCAATGCTGTTAGCAATGTTTACAGCGGGGTTGATACTGGGGGTATATGTTTCAAGTAACACGATCGAGGAACTTTCTAACGACAATATAGTCAAGGAAAGAACTATCCAGCAACAAAAGGAACGTATTAGAGAACTACAGAAATTTAAGCAACTTAAGGAGATTTACAATGCTTAGATATATTTTTGAATGGTTTGGAATCATACTGTTGTTTGGTTTCATAATGATAGTGTGTAATACTAAGCTTACTGAAGAGGATATATATGTAATAACATTTGTGTGGGCGATATGTAGAATTTGCCTTACATTTGAGAATAGGAGATAAGGAGAAGTTAACAATGAAAATATTAGATACCTGTTGTGGAAGTAGGATGTTTTGGTATAACAAAAATAATAAGGATGTAACTTTTGTTGATAACAGAAAGTTTTACGAAAAATTATCGAGTGGCCATGTTGTTAATGTTAATCCAGATGTATTAGCTGATTTTACAAATTTGCCTTTTAAAGATAATGAGTTTGATTTAATCGTATTTGACCCACCACATTTAATATATGCAGGTGAAAATAGTTGGCTAGCTAAAAAATACGGAAAGTTAGATAAAAAGAAGTGGCCAGAAATAATACTTAAAGGTTTTAATGAATGTAATAGAGTTTTAAGCGATAAAGGAACTTTAATATTCAAATGGAATGATAGTCAAATTCATGTTAATGAAATTTTAAAAATAATTAACAGAACGCCATTGTTTGGAGATAAAAGAGGTAAAACAAGGTGGTTAGTTTTTAATAAAATTAGATAAAGGAGATATACAGATAATGGATAACGTAAAAACAATAAAAACAATGGTTTGGGAATTAGGAGTATTTTCAATTTCTGGAATTACACTTTTTAGAAATTATGATAAACAAAGGAGAAAAAAGGAATTTGAATTATTAAAAGATTTAAGTAGAGGGTTCTATAGAACAAATGATATTTCTCAAGATAGTATAAGAATACCTGTATTTAACTTAGATAATGAAAAAGTGTTTACTATTCAAATAAAAAATACTGAAAATTATTATGAAGTATCATTATTATTCGCTTGTGAAGAAGATGAGATTGAATATTTTAAGAAATATCGTTCATATATAAAATACGAACAAACTTTAACAGAGGTTGAAGTTACTATATCTAGATTTTTATGGAATATGAGTAATTTTCTAGGGGATGAAGATCTGTATTTTAGAGATGTGACGATAGAAGAACACGAAAGATTAAGAGATGAATTAGTCCCTGCATACTGTGCTTTTGAGAGAGGAGATTTAGAGAAATAATGAATTTTAGAGAAATAAGAGTAGCTGATAAATTAATTGATGAATTAGAAAATTTGGATAGTTTTATAACGGATATTCAAAATCCTGCTAGAACTTTAACGGTATCTACCAACTTTAATGGAGTAACAATAATAAAGAAAGAACATAGAATTAAAGTTATACAAGTGCTATTAGGAATGAGAGGTGAATTGGCTAAAAAATTGGAAGAGTTAGGTGTTACGGAGTATAACAATGATTAAACAAGATAGATTTAAACATTTAACTGATAGGCAAAAGTCAGCTTGTTATTTCATCATGTCGACTTTAGGAGTTTATTTGAAAGACAATGAAACTCCCGAAGAATTTTTAAATAAATATTTAGTTAAGGCTAAAAAAAAAGCTGGTTGGAGTGATCCATATAAAAAAGCAAGAGGTTATTCAGTACCGTTACTTCCGTTAGAAGATATTAATAAATACGGTGTGAGTATTGAAGAGGATTTACAGTCAGAATTAATGGCTTATAGATATGAGTATTAGGAGGAAAATAATATGCCAAATTGGTGTGAAGGATATTTAAAAATTAGAGGTAAGAAAAAGGATTTAAAAAATTTCATAGAAAATGAAATTAGATTAGTTAAATTAAAAAGTATTCTTTCAGAAGTTGAATATATTGATATAAAAATGATAGATGACTCGAGAGAATGTAGTTTTAAATATAACAAATCATATAGTGAATTCTTACATTTGAAAAATTCTAGAAGATTTTTTGTAGAAAGTTAAGAAATATCATTTTTTAGTGCTTATGATGATGAAGTTTGTTATTTAACTTTAGAAGTTAAACAAGCGTGGGGTATTGATGTTCAAGAACTCTTAGTAGAGCATAGTAAAAATTATCATGTTGATTTTAATATATATGCTAGTGAGAGTGGTATGGAATTTGAACAATACATCACTGTTGTTGAAGGTGAGTTGATAAAAAATGAAGAAAGAGAATATACTGATTTTTATTTTGAAGCAATTAACCCAGAATTAGGAGGGTAAAATATGAAATACATTTTAAGCATTGTAATGAAAAACGGTGAAACAATTAAAGTGATAGCAACTAAAAAGGATATGGATAATTTACAAGACGCTATAGTTTATGCTGATAGCTATCCGAAAGTTGTGTATTGGATAAATGATATCGAAATAAACGCTAAAGATATAAAAGATTTTTATTATGCCAAGATAATAAAGGAGATAAAAGGATGAACTTTTTAGACTTATTTGCCGGTATTGGTGGTTTCCGATTAGGTATGGAACGAGCTGGGCATAAATGTGTAGGCTTTTGTGAAATAGATAAATTTGCAAGATCAAGCTATAAAGTAATGCACAATACAGAAAATGAAATAGAATATCACGATATAAAAGAGGTGACTAATGAAGAATTTAGAAAACTTAGAGCAAAGGTCGATGTTATTTGCGGAGGTTTCCCCTGCCAAGCCTTTTCAATTGCAGGAAAGCAACTGGGATTTGAAGACACTAGAGGAACTTTATTCTATGAAATTGCTAGAGCAACCAAAGAAATCAAACCACGCTATTTATTGCTTGAGAACGTCAGAAACTTATTATCACACGACAAAGGGCAAACATTCACTAGAATACTTAAAATCTTGGATGAACTGGGGTATGATGTTGAGTGGCAAGTGCTTAACAGCAAAAATTTCGGAGTCCCACAGAATAGGGAACGTGTGTTCATTGTTGGACATCTTAGAGGAGGATGT
This is a stretch of genomic DNA from Gemella haemolysans. It encodes these proteins:
- a CDS encoding helix-turn-helix domain-containing protein, with the translated sequence MKAFYLEVKEQLEHKGMTIYRLSKETGIFEQTLYSMFNGNTSSPQLDNAVKIAKVLDIDLNKLKVGD
- a CDS encoding class I SAM-dependent methyltransferase, with protein sequence MKILDTCCGSRMFWYNKNNKDVTFVDNRKFYEKLSSGHVVNVNPDVLADFTNLPFKDNEFDLIVFDPPHLIYAGENSWLAKKYGKLDKKKWPEIILKGFNECNRVLSDKGTLIFKWNDSQIHVNEILKIINRTPLFGDKRGKTRWLVFNKIR
- a CDS encoding RusA family crossover junction endodeoxyribonuclease; its protein translation is MLKFFTPIAVVPRTTAQQKKFSTKTKRFYETGKVKNSKATLQRALSGFQPKEKYTTAIRLKVIWIFEPTQKSKDGERKATSPDLDNLQKLLQDVMCKMGFYKDDGLITDLEVSKRWHKNSGLYIEIEEVEKIDNEFNELMEDLKNGRETI
- a CDS encoding LexA family protein, with product MATSTERINQIMKEKRLRQIDVLNLAKPFQEKYNIKFSKSHLSQYVNGKSNPDNEKIFLLSKVFGVTEAWLLGYDVHRYERIEEAKINEPQTLQGLKIPVLGTVAAGIPISAVEDILDYEEVPQSWENQGEFFGLRIKGDSMKPDINDGDTVIVRQQSTANNGDVVIALVNGDDATCKKFEKLGNGIMLISNNSEYSPMYFSNEEVLTKPVVIIGRVVELRRKF
- a CDS encoding helix-turn-helix transcriptional regulator; this encodes MTKLDDIMWKLNMTNKKLAKLSGVSTNTINLIRTGNGKGSRKSIRKIASALNVNANEIGD
- a CDS encoding helix-turn-helix domain-containing protein; translation: MLDKEMKIDKKEVGRRIRDFRISKAYTLAEFGKLFKATKSNVSDWENGRVLPNKERQKKLAKLLQITVNELLYGNTEKDVEELYQRLIKLPRDEFINLMMRASIEFESEGE
- a CDS encoding ERF family protein, coding for MDGGSLIMGVEQKILILRKRIKDLNLKPTGYNKHGQFHYYQLSDFLPHTIDICSEIGLYEEYTEDEDYKTLVVKDVEQPTEARIFKMKKMEVPPILPTQPNEKVGVAMQRAGNTVQTVGSVDTYYMRYLYRNLLKLTEPDFTEIMAERNALIQAIQQNLPPQHIQSILSKRNKFRLEDLTNEELRDVWQWILNQRQAQQHQQQEQVEGEQTNDK
- a CDS encoding DUF739 family protein translates to MKFNYDKLLGRIVEVYGNQSNFAKDMKLSERSISFKLNNVRRWKDTEIKLAMQLLKIPESKVHLYFFNE
- a CDS encoding MazG-like family protein — protein: MKEFHYDYVTRIIDWAKDREIKEKGRLTKQLLKSDEENSELQNAIESYENGNKDALIQIKDSIGDIYVTLVVSTYLVSERPYLTFRKIKTSKHSSVSIGWLYFIRELKTQDRLLFDVFTNTEATFIDIEVRLSSYINFLEMVAQAYGLELVECIKYAYDTISKRKGKMIDGTFIKEGE
- a CDS encoding single-stranded DNA-binding protein, yielding MINNVVLTGRITRNLELKQTNNNNSSLNITLAVERNFKDQSGQKQTDFISCKAFGKRAETIAQYCQKGDLIGITGSIQTGSYQKQDGSTVYTTDVMVDGLSFFPKPKQDNQANQFNQHLNNFNQQNNLAQNNAYNGFNNQNGDNALNYINQPHNVQNNGYIRQNNQQQMEMSGTGGINNTNNLFNDFGKDINLDNVFENVINPFKQE
- a CDS encoding helix-turn-helix domain-containing protein; the encoded protein is MARFNVSEVNKRTKLDYFKKLMITEMFNKSISVSELAKLSGVPSSKIQGFKYTQTSILKFDEIVKVATALNIDLNVLKGV